From Daucus carota subsp. sativus chromosome 6, DH1 v3.0, whole genome shotgun sequence, the proteins below share one genomic window:
- the LOC108224555 gene encoding cationic peroxidase 2-like — protein sequence MLPQSTYNKPATLSTNTLIIIKICGMACGSKELVMVFLVLAMATTLSLGQFGFPPIPGLPHTPSGAPHSPPGAPTAPIIPFLKPPKGTRIGYYSQSCPRVESVVKATIKKHVDKDKTIAPGLLRLVFHDCFVNGCDASILLEGPDTEKKAGINALLRGYEVIDDVKAEVEKVCPGVVSCADILALAARDSTVEAGAMTYAVPTGRKDGRVSKASDCSNLPSYMDSVDVLKKKFSDKGLDTQDLVTLSGGHTVGSVTCQVITYRLYNYTASGGADPSIDPVFLKTLRALCPFNGDGWRHIPLDYGSEFKFDHSFFTNVKQARGVLESDQRLWEDSSTQDIVQQYIGARGMHGFALNVQFGRAMYKMTNIGLKTEEEGEIRKVCTKIN from the exons ATGCTACCAcagtccacatataataaacCAGCAACCCTTTCCACAAACACACTTATTATCATCAAGATTTGTGGAATGGCTTGTGGTAGTAAGGAACTAGTTATGGTTTTTCTTGTATTGGCAATGGCAACTACCTTGTCACTAGGCCAATTTGGTTTTCCGCCTATACCAGGCCTGCCACATACACCATCAGGGGCGCCACATTCACCACCGGGTGCACCTACAGCGCCAATTATACCATTTTTGAAACCACCTAAGGGAACTAGAATCGGGTACTACTCACAAAGTTGTCCTCGAGTGGAGTCTGTTGTGAAAGCTACTATCAAGAAACATGTTGATAAAGACAAAACAATTGCCCCGGGGCTGCTTAGATTGGTGTTTCATGATTGTTTTGTAAATGGTTGCGATGCTTCAATCCTTCTTGAGGGACCAGACACTGAGAAAAAAGCCGGAATCAATGCTTTGTTGAGAGGGTATGAGGTTATTGATGATGTTAAGGCGGAAGTGGAAAAAGTATGCCCTGGAGTTGTGTCTTGTGCTGATATTCTTGCTCTTGCTGCTCGTGATTCCACAGTTGAG GCTGGTGCAATGACCTATGCAGTGCCTACAGGAAGAAAAGACGGGCGGGTATCGAAAGCATCAGATTGCAGCAATTTGCCAAGCTATATGGACTCTGTTGATGTCTTGAAAAAGAAGTTCTCTGATAAAGGTCTTGATACTCAAGACCTTGTCACCCTATCCG GAGGACACACAGTGGGAAGTGTTACATGCCAAGTGATAACCTACAGGCTGTACAATTACACGGCTTCTGGTGGCGCTGACCCCTCCATTGATCCCGTCTTCCTCAAGACACTCCGAGCACTATGTCCATTTAACGGGGATGGATGGAGGCATATTCCATTAGATTATGGCAGTGAATTCAAATTTGATCACTCGTTCTTCACAAACGTAAAACAAGCCCGGGGAGTTCTTGAATCGGATCAAAGGTTGTGGGAGGACTCGTCGACTCAAGATATTGTGCAGCAGTATATTGGTGCCAGAGGAATGCATGGATTTGCTTTGAATGTTCAGTTTGGGAGGGCTATGTATAAGATGACCAATATTGGATTAAAGACCGAAGAAGAAGGTGAAATTCGTAAAGTCTGTACCAAGATTAACTAA